The following nucleotide sequence is from Gemmatimonadota bacterium.
CTGTTGCGGCCTCGCTGCTGCATCCGGTCCGCGTCGTCGGCGTGATCGGCGACGATTACCCGGTCCACGAACTCGAGCGTCTCGGGACCCGTGGGATCGACTGGAGCGGTGTCGAGCACGCGACCGGTGAGTCGTTCCGCTGGAAGGGGAAGTACTCCTACGATCTCCAGAGTCGCGAAACGCTCGAAACGCGACTCGGCGTCTTCGCCGATTTCCACCCGAAGCTCCCGCCCGGTGCCGAAGCTGCGCGGTATCTATTCCTCGGAAACATCGATCCGGAATTGCAGCTCAATGTGCTCGACCAGGTGACCGCACCAGCGCTGGTCGTCTGCGACACGATGAACTACTGGATCCAGTCCAAGCGCGACACGCTGATGCAACTGCTCAAGCGGGTCGACATGCTGATGGTGAATGACAGTGAAGCGCGGGAACTCTCCGGTGACTGGAACGTGCACCGCGCGGGGCGATGGATCCTGGAGCGAGGTCCCAAGCGTGTCGTCATCAAGCAGGGCGAGTTCGGTGCTCTGCTGCTGGAGCCGGGCCGGACTTTCCATATTCCTGCGCTGCCGCTCGAGGAGGTCTTCGATCCGACCGGCGCGGGCGACGCCTTCGCCGGCGGCTTCATGGGATATCTCGCGCACACCAACAGCACCAGCACGGAGCAGATGCGCCGGGCAATGGTCTATGGCTCGGTGATGGGTTCCTACTCCGTCTCCGGCTTTGATATCAAGGGATTCGAGGGCGTGACTCCGAAGGACGTCGATGCGCGCGTCCAGCAGTTCGCCGATCTGGTGCACATTCCGTCCGCGGAGCAGCTGCCGTGACCGAGTCGCAGTATGCTGCCGCTGGCGTTGACCTGAGTCAGGCCGAGCTCGCCAAGCAGCAGATCGGCAAGCTGGTCGCAGGCACTCGCACGCCGCTGTCAGTGGGTCACATTGGTGCCTTTGGCGGAATGGTGCGCGTCCCCAGCGGAATGCGCTCGCCGGTGCTGGTGATGAGCACCGATGGGGTTGGCACCAAGGTACTGGTGGCGCAACAGGCCGGTCGCTACGACACCGTGGGCGAAGACCTCGTGAATCATTCGGTCAATGACATCCTGGTGCACGGGGCGACGCCGATTGCTTTCATGGACTATGTGGCGGGGCATCGGCTGCCGGTCGAGATGATCGCCGGGGTTGTCGAAGGGATCGCGCGCGGCTGCCGGGCCCACAACATGGCGCTGGCTGGCGGCGAGACCGCCGCGATGCCGGGGCTCTATGCCGAGCGGACGTTCGACCTCGCGGGCACGATCATCGGCGTAGTGGAAGAGGACGAAGCGCTTCACGGC
It contains:
- a CDS encoding PfkB family carbohydrate kinase — translated: MTLLVVGSVALDSVATPFGQTADALGGSAVHFAVAASLLHPVRVVGVIGDDYPVHELERLGTRGIDWSGVEHATGESFRWKGKYSYDLQSRETLETRLGVFADFHPKLPPGAEAARYLFLGNIDPELQLNVLDQVTAPALVVCDTMNYWIQSKRDTLMQLLKRVDMLMVNDSEARELSGDWNVHRAGRWILERGPKRVVIKQGEFGALLLEPGRTFHIPALPLEEVFDPTGAGDAFAGGFMGYLAHTNSTSTEQMRRAMVYGSVMGSYSVSGFDIKGFEGVTPKDVDARVQQFADLVHIPSAEQLP